One segment of Castanea sativa cultivar Marrone di Chiusa Pesio chromosome 3, ASM4071231v1 DNA contains the following:
- the LOC142628595 gene encoding GDSL esterase/lipase At5g03980-like, protein MDLGSDTMKRRLKLAKRTTMAEKITNRVKSWEEFCSSWSSCFPKEILVKKNISVVATNSSLNVQMDWMSTYFNGICLNAEDCAEKLKTALFMVGEIGGNDFNFALLQGKSIEEVRNLVPEVVKAIKDAVTTVIGYGATRVVVPGNFPIGCLPIYLTALQTNNSAAYDEFHCLKGLNDFTIYYNDQLKQALEGLRKENPKVAVAYGDYYNAFQSVYRNALLLGFDIESLQKACCGAGGDYDFTLTKGCGDPDVPVCPNPDKRIIWDGIHLTQQAYKYISDWLIRDVLPNLHC, encoded by the exons TCATGGGAAGAATTTTGCAGTAGCTGGAGCAGCTGCTTTCCCAAAGAGATTCTTgtaaaaaagaatatttcagTCGTAGCTACTAATAGCTCTCTCAATGTTCAAATGGATTGGATGTCCACATATTTCAATGGGATCTGTCTCAATGCTGAAG ATTGTGCTGAGAAGCTTAAAACAGCCCTATTCATGGTTGGAGAAATTGGAGGGAATGATTTTAACTTTGCATTGCTTCAAGGCAAATCAATTGAGGAGGTCAGAAACCTGGTTCCAGAAGTTGTCAAGGCAATAAAGGATGCTGTTACA ACGGTCATTGGTTATGGTGCTACCCGAGTGGTTGTTCCTGGTAACTTCCCAATAGGCTGCTTACCAATCTATCTTACGGCATTACAGACCAACAATTCTGCAGCTTATGACGAATTTCATTGCCTAAAGGGATTGAACGATTTCACAATATATTACAATGATCAACTCAAACAAGCCCTTGAAggtttgagaaaagaaaatcctAAAGTTGCTGTAGCATACGGTGATTATTACAATGCTTTCCAATCGGTTTACCGTAATGCTTTACTTCTTG GATTTGATATTGAATCTTTGCAAAAAGCTTGCTGTGGTGCTGGAGGTGATTATGACTTTACACTTACAAAAGGGTGTGGAGATCCAGATGTACCAGTTTGTCCAAATCCAGATAAACGCATCATCTGGGATGGAATTCATTTGACACAACAGGCGTACAAGTATATTTCTGACTGGCTCATCCGTGACGTCTTGCCCAACCTTCATTgctaa
- the LOC142629605 gene encoding acetylajmalan esterase 1-like: MANTVAVFSLLFTLSTTFSLLLLLLLLLPHCIDAHPLKVCKFDAIYQLGDSLSDTGNLIREVPTSMCARLPYGQNFVNNATGRCSNGMLMIDYFAQAAGLPFLPPYLDRNTLVNGSHGKNFAVAGAAALPTEILVKKNISVVATNSSLNVQLDWMSTYFNGICLNAEDCAEKLKTALFMVGEIGGNDFNFALAQGKPIEEVRNLVPEVLKAIKDAVTTVIGYGATRVVVPGNFPIGCLPIYLTALQTNNSAAYDEFHCLKGLNDFAIYYNDQLKEVLEGLRKENPKVIVAYGDYYNAFQSVYRNASLVGFDIESLQKACCGAGGDYDFTFIKGCGDPDVPVCPNPDKRIIWDGIHLTQQAYKYISDWLIRDILPNLHC, translated from the exons ATGGCTAACACCGTTGCagttttctctttgcttttcaCTCTCAGTACtactttctctcttcttcttcttcttcttcttcttcttcctcattgcATTGATGCTCATCCCCTTAAGGTTTGCAAGTTTGATGCAATATATCAACTCGGGGACTCGCTCTCTGACACTGGCAATTTAATTCGTGAGGTCCCAACTTCGATGTGTGCTCGGCTTCCTTATGGCCAAAACTTTGTCAACAATGCCACTGGCCGGTGCTCCAATGGGATGCTAATGATTGATTATTTTG CTCAAGCAGCTGGACTTCCTTTTCTCCCTCCCTACTTGGATCGGAACACATTGGTTAATGGCAGTCATGGGAAGAATTTTGCAGTAGCTGGTGCAGCTGCTTTGCCCACAGAGATTCTTgtaaaaaagaatatttcagTCGTAGCTACTAATAGCTCTCTCAATGTTCAACTGGATTGGATGTCCACATATTTCAATGGGATCTGTCTCAATGCTGAAG ATTGTGCTGAGAAGCTTAAAACAGCCCTATTCATGGTTGGAGAAATTGGAGGGAATGATTTTAACTTTGCATTGGCTCAAGGAAAACCAATTGAGGAGGTCAGAAACCTGGTTCCAGAAGTTCTCAAAGCAATAAAGGATGCTGTTACA ACGGTCATTGGTTATGGTGCTACCCGAGTGGTTGTTCCTGGTAACTTCCCAATAGGCTGCTTACCAATCTATCTTACGGCATTACAGACCAACAATTCTGCAGCTTATGACGAATTTCATTGCCTAAAGGGATTGAACGATTTCGCAATATATTACAATGATCAACTCAAAGAAGTCCTTGAAggtttgagaaaagaaaaccctaaagtTATTGTAGCATATGGTGATTATTACAATGCTTTCCAATCGGTTTACCGTAATGCTTCACTTGTTG GATTTGATATTGAATCTTTGCAAAAAGCTTGCTGTGGTGCTGGAGGTGATTATGACTTTACATTTATAAAAGGGTGTGGAGATCCAGATGTACCAGTTTGTCCAAATCCAGATAAACGCATCATCTGGGATGGAATTCATTTGACACAACAGGCGTACAAGTATATTTCTGACTGGCTCATCCGTGACATCTTGCCCAACCTTCATTgctaa